GGCTGTCTCGAGCTGCCACATGAGCTGTTTCTCCTCACGTGTTGGAATAATAGTCAAAAAAAAGTATTATCATTTGATTTGTAAGCATGAAGCGAGGTCAAAATTTAAGGAGTGCTGGCTTTAGCTTgcaaaacttgttttaaaatgagagaCTTCTACATATTCATGCTCCTTGTTTTCCAGATTGGTAAAGTTGAACATATTTATAGGCAGCTTTTAACATTTCTggagtttggggtttgttgtgttttttttaactaattcGGATTATTCACACTTGAAACACTCAATAGAATAAGCTAAAATAATCCATACAGATAAAGCTCCATCagtttaaaattacaaatattaCTCTTGAAGTGGAATTTATTCTGCACAGCAGGGCATAACGAATGTAATTAGTTCTGTTTCCAGGTACCAATGTCACTACAGTTGCATATATCAAAATCTAAATATCACTGGTACAAGAATATTTAGCCAAATAAGCAAAGTTTAGCAGAAAGTGTAATAGAACACAAATCAAATAATTaaggtttttggtgtttttttgtttttttttttactattgctATGTTTATACTGTATTAAATATCAAATGCTCAGGACTGAACTAAGTATTTAATCAGGTTATATTCTGAATGTGTTTCTGTTCTAATTTTGTCTGTAAGAGTATGCAAGTACATCACATAGATTAACTGGTCTCTGCACTTTCCATGTGTTTCAGTGattggaaaatacatttttttttttaacaaagttcTTTTCCAGAccactgttttatttaattcttgTATTGCTGTTCTAtgtctctctctgctttttgcACAAACAgatggctgctgcagctttgtCAATGTAAAAATCATTGCAATTTATAGAAAGTTGACATCAATCAATGCCGAGTCTTAGGATAAGTTAAACTGATTCATATGTTTGAAGCTAGCTCTTTACATTCATTAAGTAAAAACTGCAGTAGCAATGGACAAAGTTAACTCTCCACTGGACATCTCCTCATTATTATTGGGGAATACTGGATTTTCCTTGGGGAGAGATTATGCATGGATGCATTCAGTCGTTCTCTCTCTCTGGAGAATAGTATATTACATGACATTATGCCTGAGAACATTTAGTTTATTGTGACTGATACAGCTCCAGGGAACTTCATCCAAGGTTGTCCTGTATCAGGTTTTTGTAATGCATGTTGAACTGACGCTACAAACTTTCAGGACTTAAACTACTATTATGTTTTGTACAAAATACATTGTTTAAAGTGGCCCCAGTAGGAATTCTGCTATTTAAACTACAGCCAAGTCTCCATGCATGCCTAGATTTTAAGAATTTTACACTTATTTATCCTAAACCaccaagcaagcaagcaaaacccCTACAAAACCAAAGCATGCAATTGATCAAATGTTGGGGAAACAGAGTGGTGACTTAGATCTCCATAGCTCATCAATTAGTGCAATTAAAATTGAAGGTAAGCAGTGATTAAAGGAACTACTTGGTAAGAAGCAGTCCCTCCCCTCAGTCTCCTAAACAGTAACCTGTCAGTTCAGCAGACATTTCTTGCTGTAATGCAAGAGTAAAATCTGAAAATCTGGTATCTGCCCTTTAAGACTTCCATTTTCCAGATGTTGATGGGTGTCTTGCATACCTGCCACGGCATCCTGCTCTGGTAATTTCTGGTCAGGTTGTGAAGAGGAGATTCCCCCcagatttataaaaaaatacaccaaactAATCACAGAATAGTACATCCCTTTTTCCCATCTGGGCGCAACCTCCGGGATGTCTTCGTCCCAAAATTCCTGGATTATGGTACAGGCAAcccaagaaacagaaaaaggccAAAACTCCAACCACCCACAGAAATATTCCTTCAAGCAGTAACAGCTGTTTCTTTAGCTTCAACTCTGTACCCTCCATCTTTAGGCAGTACAGACCAAGAGTATAGATCacaaggctcagaaagtcctagTCCATATGATGTAGATACTAAAATCCTAGAAAACTGTAATTCTAGAGGCAAAActaggaaataattaaaatcttcACACTGTGTTCCTCCTATGGCTTGGACTGTACGGGTTTGCCATAGTCCCATGGTCCAAAGCTCCAGTACATTTAAGTCTCAGTTGTGATTTTTCCAGTCTGCTGAATAGTTACAGGTACCAAGTAAAATCCATCCTAGTACAGACAACAGCAATCCAACTAGCTGTAGCCTGTGGACCAAGTTCCATTTTAGCAGCCACAGAAGTGCTGCACCATCTGCTTTTGCAGTCAAGTTCTTTGTCATCCTGAACATGAGCAAAAGTTAATGCTTTAGAAAGCAGGGAATActcttccccttcctgcttCATGTTGCCTGGTTCCAGTTGCACTGTTTGGGCGACACGGATGTAGCGTGGTAAACCAGTAGCTGAAGGGCGCAGCCATAGCTGGGCTTTCTTGGggtttcttattttgttttgggttttagaTAATGTATAGATTTTGCTTTCCATCAACCTGCTAAATCATTAACAGCAGTTCTGCTAGATCTGGCATCTCGGAGGTCATTTTTAGATGAAGTTTTAATACCATATTGATGCAGATGAAGCTATCTGCTTTGGAGCCAGTTAAGTATCAGTTGTTTAAACTCAAAGGTTTCAGAACAATGTGTTGCTGTAAATGAATGGAGTTTAAGGAGCTTTGACAGGATACCTGATGCTTCAATACCTGTACCAGAAGAAGTTAACATAAGGATTTTATagagcagcatttctcagcctATTTTGGGAGCTTAAAGTATGCAGGTGCCAGAAACACTCAGAATAACTTGCATGGGCAGCTTAATGTGCTAGACAGGGGAAACACAACTTGCTGGGTACGAAGCACCCACACGCTAACACCCCATGCACAAAAAGACATCTGCAAAGCTTACTAGAATTTCAGAAACCTACAGTTTTCTGAGTACAATGATTTCCAAGTACACAGAAAGATAATTTGATGCAATGCATGTATTTAGACTGTTCAGGATGTGAAAACTCAAGTTTGTACAGCACTGCATTAGGCAAGTGGAAAACTGCAACAAGGAGTCAAGCATTGAGGCTCATTTAATCAGTTACATATGAAAAGGAAGCACATTTTGGTTAAAAGCCAAGCTGTAAGGGAACATGCATATTCATTCTCAGGATTTTACAGTGCAGTTGAGAAAGCAAAAGCACCTTTTCTGCGCAGTCTATGAAAACTTCAGCGTTCAGCTGTGAAACAAAGTTTTAAACAGTTCTGCGTGTCAGGAAACACACCACCTTCCAATACCGGTTAAGGAGAAAGCAGACATAAGTTTAGGAAATCAGCTAGGTAACAAAGAGTCCTTTGAATTTCCACTGGAACAAGCATCTGGCTTGCACTGGGGTTTGAAAAAGATAGGGCATCTTTCTGTTCTGCATAAAACCTTCCATTTTAAGGCCTAGTTTCCGTTTCCAAGTGTTGACACTGATCTTGCTGTTCTGCTACTGTGTAATGGACCGAAGATGGATGGACTTCAGTTGAACAGATTGTGTAATTAAGTAGGGATCCTCCTAAGATAAGACAAAACCCAGCAAGCCAGCCAACAAATAACGCTTCCCCAAAATCCCACCTGGGAACAATATCTGGTATATTCTCATCCCAAAATTCCTGGACTGTGGAATGGGCAACCCAAGAAACCGGGACAATAGCTGTAATCCCCGACATCCAGAAGAGCATTCCTCCAAACAGCAACAGCCGTTTCTTTTGTCCCTGTTGTCTTTCACCAATTTTCAAACAGTCCAACCCAAATCCCGAGAGCAAGAGGCCAAAAAGCCCCAATCCATTGGAAAAAACCATCAAAATCCTAGAAATCCGGAGCTCTGGAGGCAAAGCTAGGAAAGAATCAAAGTCCTTGCACTGCATTCCCCCTTCTTCCTGGACAACACAAGCTTGCCAGAGTCCCATGGTCCAGATCTCCAGTTCATTCAGGTCCAAGTTAAGATTTTTCCACTGGGGTAAATAGGTTGTGAGACAGGACAGGACCCATCCCAACAGAGAGACCAGTATGCCACTTAATTGCATCACTGGTTGATAAAGCAAGGCCATTATGAGAGCAGAGTCCTAAAAGCTTGAGGAGGAAGGTCTCCCCAGCAGTCCTGTAACAACCGCTACCTTGCGTGATGGTGGAAGCTATGATTATTTTAGTTCTCCGCTGCCCAAAATATAAGCGCTTGCTATTAACCCTTTGTGAGCTCTGAAACACTTTTTTGTTCTTCACGAATATAAGGTTTCACGTAAAGGAGGAAGGACTTCACTAAACCATGAGTTAGTCTTTCCGATAAGGATTTGATCTGGTACCTTCCAATTTGCTTGGTAAAATTATATCCCAATGCCTGATGATTACAAGCCTGAGGATGAACAAAGAGAGCTCTATGACCCCTCACCctaaaacacaacagaaatctTTGTGCTTCAATACGGATTAATTAGATTTTAAGTGGTGATAAAAAGGCTGCTCTGTGTGCAACAGGACTTCATTGTAATAGCTAAATTTGAGATTTCAGGGATGTAAATCAAGGCCTTGTAAAGAAAGGTAGACTGTTTGCCTATAATCTTTATTCTTAGACTTCCTCAACATACATAATGGCTTATCTTCCACTGCCCTGTTTTATGTCCCAGCACTGTAAAAGACGCTTTGTAAGAGATCCTTATGTTTCACATTTTCTACATtcacttcttttaaaatggGCTTTGTTTTGACTGACTCTTacgaggaaaaggagaagggtATGGTGAAAGTACCGTAAAAACCGAAATCCTAGACATCCCTCCACCATAATGAACCCAGACAGACCATCAGCCAGCATAAACTTTACTTGCCCCAGGACTTCAACAACACTGTGGTAGCAGCTTACACCAGCTCAGAGTGTCCCCTTTCCCAGAGACTGCGTCCCAGATGGCAGAGAGTGTATACACTTAGTTTCTAACAACATTTGGCACTCAGTGCTCCCAAGGCAAGGAATGCTTAGTACCTTTTTGATCAAAGCAAGATGCCATTATGCCACTACCCCATTAGGAAACCCTGCTTTTTAACTGCTCTCATATCGGCTACATTTGTTCTTGTCTACAGGGTCAGCAAGGAGAACATTTGCCTGCTGTTCCCCACTCAGATGTAACAACATGGCCTATTTGGGAGAGAGCTGAGTAGTATGAAAACATGCACATGTGTATGACCCAGAAATGTTTTCGTCTTTCTTGACTTTATTTCCTAGATGAGATAATATCTTCTCAGTTGCTCAAAATGGGTTATCAGGTGATGGAAAAACACTACTTTTGAAAGTAGCCAAAATCCTGAGGGGTACCAACAAGAAATTTCACTGTGAGAAgatctcttcttcctcatttctcTGCTGAGTCTTAACTTCTAACCCTTGTGGTTTTCCTGTCACAAGCTTTGATGAGCCAACAAGGCTCATCAAAGGCCAACAAAGAAAGATGATCCGTTTCCCTTCTGCTTGTGTACCAACCCAATCCAACAGTTTACACCAGATCAAAAAATTACCATACACGGGAGCAGGAATCACTAAGGATATTGCTGACAAAACCAGGACCAAATTGATGCAAACAAGACTCTAACTTCAACCACCCACTaggcaaaagaagaagaaaagccttGCATTCATTCAAAGTCCAGATTGTATTTTCAGATTTGGCAGTGTCActtctctcccctttctctGTTCAGAGCAAGAATGCTAGTTCTGGAAACCATCACCACATTCAATGAGAAACTCAACAATGGCATTTAAATAGTTTTTCAAATAAACAACTAAACTTCAGGAGTCCTCCTGCTCATTCAGAGGATACATACTTATTAGACTTTAAAATCATGGCTATGCCACACTTTGACTGGAAGCACGTTGCGCTTCTGTCTGTGaacatttaacattttcttcttgtgctcTCACACTATATGGCATTAAGAGCAAAGATCAAGCATGTGAAGTCCATTCATTTTGCTAATATTGACCATAACTGGAGCAGCATGCCAGCCTTTCCATTTTAGCAAGCAGAAGCATCCAGACTACTGCTCAGTTATCATCTGCCAATTACTATTAACTGTGCCCTAACTCACAGCAAACAAAGCAGGTTCCTTAAACTATCCTGTGCAAGATTATAAAAGAATCCTTGTTCCCCCAGGGAGGTGGGGAAAGTAAGACTTGCCTTGTCGCAAGGGTAGGAGCAAGTTCGGAGCTGCCTTTTCCTGGAACGTACCGATCTTGTGAAAATCTCAGCAAGCccataaacaaaaccagatctTCTATCTGAAGTG
The sequence above is a segment of the Lathamus discolor isolate bLatDis1 chromosome 1, bLatDis1.hap1, whole genome shotgun sequence genome. Coding sequences within it:
- the LOC136007364 gene encoding claudin-22-like translates to MALLYQPVMQLSGILVSLLGWVLSCLTTYLPQWKNLNLDLNELEIWTMGLWQACVVQEEGGMQCKDFDSFLALPPELRISRILMVFSNGLGLFGLLLSGFGLDCLKIGERQQGQKKRLLLFGGMLFWMSGITAIVPVSWVAHSTVQEFWDENIPDIVPRWDFGEALFVGWLAGFCLILGGSLLNYTICSTEVHPSSVHYTVAEQQDQCQHLETETRP